Sequence from the Methanothermobacter sp. genome:
TGACACCAGATCACTTGGGGAGTTAATGCTGGAGCATAAACTCGGGATACTTGACGTGATATCTGAAGAGGGGGACGGAAGGCACCTCACGATGGACATAAGGGTCTATGAGTGCATAGAGTGCTCGGGCCTTCCAAATATTGGACGCCCCATCTGCTTCTTTGAGGCTGGTATAATAGCGGGGGCCCTCTCTGAGATACTTGGGGGAAGGGTTGATGCATATGAGAGGCGCTGCTGGACCAATGGCTACTCCTTCTGCCAGTTTGATGTGAGGGCCAGAATCTGATCAATTTTATGCTTTTTCTAGATTGAGCTCCAAACTTGACCTATTTTTTCATGCCGTTCCAGTAGAGAATTATAACCCCGGTGAGCATCACAATTCCAGAAACCACCTGCATGGCTGAAAAGGGTTCATTCAGGATTAAAAACGCAAATATGGCCCCAAATAGTGATGATAAAGGGAACAGGGATCCCACCATCGCCGCACCTATCTCCCTTACTGCAATGTAGATGAGGATGAATGAGCAGCCTATACTGAAAATCGAAACCATGAGTGCATAGGGGAGCATTTCCGGCGGAAGAGCTGTGCTCAGACCAAGAATCAGCATGATAATCAGGAGCAGAAAGCCCCCCACAGAACTTTTAATACCTGAAAGAAGGATGAGGTCTCTTTTTTTGCTTAAAAATTTACTTAGAACTGTGTCAAGGCTCCAGAAGAAGGCGGCCAGGATAACAAGGAGGTTACCGCTCACCACAACATTGTTGAAGAGACTCTGAAACTCACCCTCACTGACGAGGTATGCGGCGCCACCTACAAGAAGCATTATTCCAAGGAAGTCCTTAAATTTGAGCGTCTCCCTGAAAATCAGGTAGCCGAGGATGATGATGAAGAGAACCTCAATGTTTAAAAGGAGGGATGCGTTAACTGCTGTTGTCTCACCAAGACCAGTAAGGAAAAGCACAGGCGCAATAACCGTGCTTAGGAGTGCTGTGAGCAGGAGTAAAATGTAATCCCTTCCGGTTATTCTGCTCTCTATCTCACCTGTTCTGTTTATCATGTCAAGTATGTTCTCCTTGAGGGGTGACTGCCTTACCATGAAAAGAAAAATACCCGCAATTAGGTATGTGTAGGCCCCGATGGTTATGGGGTGCATCTCAGATAACATTATCTTGTCAAGGGTTGCTGACATACCAAAGAAGACCGTTGCAGTGATGATACTTAGATAACCCCGGACCCGTCGCATAACTGCACCCCAGAGTGAGTGAATCATCAAGATATAACTTGCGGATCACATATAAAACATGGCATGAATTATGGTTCAGACATCCCTGATGCAGACCTATATAAAAAGACTTGCATGATCATCTACTGTATCATGCTTCGTAAGTCAGATAATCAATAAAGAACCTTTAAAGCATCTTTGGAATATTTCAGGGGGATTTAATATGAAGAAGATAGCACTTAAGGTTGCATATATCGGTACAAACTATCATGGGTTTCAGAGACAGCCTGATGTCCCCACTGTTGAGGGGAAGCTCCTTGATGCGCTGAGGGAGGCTGGTGTGATCAGAAGTCCTGGAGAATCCCGTTTTCAGATAGCCGGCAGAACTGACAGGGGTGTCCATGCGCTGGGAAATTTCGTGAGCTTCTTCACAGAGGAGGAGATCCATGTGAACCAGATAAATGACCTCCTCCCACCTGACATAAAGGTCCTTGCCTGGGCATCGGTGATGTACCCATTCAAGGTGCGCTACCCCCTTGAGAGACACTACCGATACATTCTCCACAAGGGGAACTCCATGGACGTTGATGCCATGGCTGAGGCAGCCGAACACTTCAGAGGAACCCATGACTTCAGTAACTTCTCAAGACGGAGTGACAGGAATCCCCTAAGGAGGATAAATGAGGTGAGGATATCAGAAAATGAGGACTTTATCCTGGTGGACGTGTACGGTGAAAGCTTCCTCTGGCAGATGGTACGCAAAATGGTGAGGGTCCTTATAATGGTTTCAGAGGGTGAACTATCTCCAGAGGATGTTGCAAAATTTCTGGATACAGATGAAAGGATTTTCATAGAGCCGGCACCCCCTGAAAACCTTATACTCATGGACCTCAAATATGGGGTTAAAATAAAACTAAGGCATGATGAATATGCCATTGAACGTTTCATATCTCTTCTTGAAGAGGAATTCAGAAGATACCGTGACATGTCAATGGTCAGAAAGGTCATGGGAGATTCCCTGAAATATATACGCGACGCTGAATGAGTTTCTCTCTGGTTTATCCAAAACTCTAAATAATTTATTAAATATAGTAACTAGGGAACCGATAATTCTGGAGGATCCTAATCTGCTGCAGAATAGAAATCATGATAGGGGTGAATTGAAACCCCTCACAATAGTTGGTGTTGACCCTGGCCTAACAGTTGGTCTGGCAGCCCTTGACCTGGAAGGGAAACTCCTCTACCTTGGGAGCATGAAGGAGGCCTCGAGGTCCAGTATAATAGAGGAGATAATAAAGTATGGAAAACCTATAGTGGTGGCATCGGACGTATACCCCCCTCCTGGAGCGGTTAAAAAGATCGCCTCAATGCTCAACGCTAAATTATACACTCCAGAAAGGGTTTTAACGGTATCATTCAAGAATGAGCTGGTATCAGAATTTTTAAGGGAATCTGAGAATGCACCGGAAAACTCCCATGAAAGGGACGCCCTTGCAGCGGCTTTGAGGGCCTACAGGCATTATGAGAAGAAACTGAGACAGATTGATAGGAAGGTTGAGGAGGCTGGCCTTACAGGAAGGGATATTCTGGAGGCAAAGGGTCTGGTTATAATGGGAAAACCAGTTGCAGAAGCCATAAGATCACTTAAAGAAATGGAGAGGTTATCTAAAACATCTTCAGAGACTATAGAGGGGCTTGATGGAACAGAAATCTCCGAGTTTTCAGTTGGAGATGAGAAATCTAAGGGATACATTGAAAAACTCAGAAGGACCATAAGGGCTCAACGTTCAACGATAAGGCACCAGCGTTTGACAATTGAAAAACTCAAAAGGGAAGTGGGATCTCTTAAGGGGAGGATAAGAAGACTCGAGGAAGAGAAGTCAAAGCTGGAGTCAAAGCTTGAAAGGTTACAGTATGAATATTCAAGGGACCTTCTACTTAACCGCGAGTTATCACATAAACTCAAGGTCATTGAAAAGCTTCAGAGGAAATACACGAGGGAGCGGGAACGCAGGGAAGCCCTTGAGAGGGACCTTGACTCACTGCTTCAGATAAAGGATATGGAGTCATCAGAAAACACAACACCCGTGAAGATAATTGATAGTTTCACAAGGGAGGGTATAAGGAGTGCTTGCTCTAGGTGGAAGATAAAGAGGGGTGATGTGCTTCTCCTCAGAAGTTCTGAGGGAGGGGGCTCACAGACAGCAAGGATATTAAGGGACCTGAAGCCCTGCGCCATCATAACTGAGGATAGAATGTCTCACCAGGCCCTTGAGGTTTTTGAGGAGGCCGGAGTGCCTGTCATATCCAGGGAATCCCTTGATATTCAGTTACATGATGATTTTGGCTCAGTTAAAACTCAAGATTTAAATAGAGAAATTAAAAAATGGAAAGACAGATTAAATGAAAAGAGAAAGAAAAGAGAAGAAGAGGAGCTTCTGAGGGTAATAACTGAATACAGGGCTCAGAGAAGAAGAAATCATTAACGAGACTTTTCAAGTGGTTAACATGAAGATTGCAGTTGTTTTGGGAACGCGACCGGAGATAATAAAGATGGCCCCCGTCATAGATGAGATAGAAAGGCGCAAACTTGACTTCACGCTAATACACACTGGTCAGCACTATGACCATGAAATGTCAGACCAGTTTTTCATTGACCTGGAACTACCATCACCGGACCACAATATAGGTGTAGGTTCTGGGAGTCATGGGGCAATGACTGGGGAGATGCTCAGGGGCATAGAGGATGTCCTCATGAGGGAAGAACCCGATATCGTGATGGTACAGGGTGACACAAACGCTGTCCTCGCAGGGGCCCTTGCGGCAGTGAAGCTCCACATACCTGTGGGTCACGTGGAGGCTGGTCTCCGATCATTTGACAGGACAATGCCAGAGGAGATAAACAGGATGGTGGCAGATGTCTGTTCAAAACTCTACTATGTACCCACCGAGGAATCTGCCATTAACCTCCTAATGGAGGGCGCCGATCCAGAGACGATATTTGTAACAGGAAACACCGTTGTTGACGCCTGTCTCAGAAATATAAATATAGCCTCAAAGAAATCAGATATACTCTCAGAGTTTCAGAGGAACGAAAAACTTGTTGCACTAACCCTTCACCGTGCAGAAAATGTGGATAACCCTGAAAGGCTCAGATCAATAGTGGAGTCTATACTTGAGCTTGATGAATTCAGGATAGTATTTCCTGTTCATCCAAGGACAAGGAAGAACCTTGAAAAATATGGTCTGCATACAAAACTGATCGATGCGGAACATGTAACATTAAAGAAGCCAATGGGTTATCTTGATTTCCTTCTTCTTCTTTCAAACTCTTTCATGGTGCTTACAGACTCTGGAGGACTCCAGGAGGAGGCCATAACATTCAACGTCCCCTGTCTAACCCTGCGATACAATACTGAACGGCCGGAAACTGTTGAGGCTGGGGGTAACATACTTGTGGGTGCTGATAAGAACAGGATAACCACAACAGCCCGGAAACTTCTTGAGGATCCCGATTTCAGAGAGGGGATGATGAAGGCAGAGAACCCTTACGGTGACGGCCATGCCTCAGAGAGGATACTGGATGAGACCCTGCGTCTGCAGAGAAAGGGCAGGTTAACAATGAAACCACCCACTGAGGTCATGGAGGCTCCATCAAGAAGGCTTGTACATGTGGATGAGAATATTACGGTTGCTGAATTCGCTGAAAGGAGTAATGCAGTTATAAGGATGGTTTATGCTGGGGGGG
This genomic interval carries:
- a CDS encoding DMT family transporter — its product is MRRVRGYLSIITATVFFGMSATLDKIMLSEMHPITIGAYTYLIAGIFLFMVRQSPLKENILDMINRTGEIESRITGRDYILLLLTALLSTVIAPVLFLTGLGETTAVNASLLLNIEVLFIIILGYLIFRETLKFKDFLGIMLLVGGAAYLVSEGEFQSLFNNVVVSGNLLVILAAFFWSLDTVLSKFLSKKRDLILLSGIKSSVGGFLLLIIMLILGLSTALPPEMLPYALMVSIFSIGCSFILIYIAVREIGAAMVGSLFPLSSLFGAIFAFLILNEPFSAMQVVSGIVMLTGVIILYWNGMKK
- the truA gene encoding tRNA pseudouridine(38-40) synthase TruA, which gives rise to MKKIALKVAYIGTNYHGFQRQPDVPTVEGKLLDALREAGVIRSPGESRFQIAGRTDRGVHALGNFVSFFTEEEIHVNQINDLLPPDIKVLAWASVMYPFKVRYPLERHYRYILHKGNSMDVDAMAEAAEHFRGTHDFSNFSRRSDRNPLRRINEVRISENEDFILVDVYGESFLWQMVRKMVRVLIMVSEGELSPEDVAKFLDTDERIFIEPAPPENLILMDLKYGVKIKLRHDEYAIERFISLLEEEFRRYRDMSMVRKVMGDSLKYIRDAE
- a CDS encoding DUF460 domain-containing protein → MKPLTIVGVDPGLTVGLAALDLEGKLLYLGSMKEASRSSIIEEIIKYGKPIVVASDVYPPPGAVKKIASMLNAKLYTPERVLTVSFKNELVSEFLRESENAPENSHERDALAAALRAYRHYEKKLRQIDRKVEEAGLTGRDILEAKGLVIMGKPVAEAIRSLKEMERLSKTSSETIEGLDGTEISEFSVGDEKSKGYIEKLRRTIRAQRSTIRHQRLTIEKLKREVGSLKGRIRRLEEEKSKLESKLERLQYEYSRDLLLNRELSHKLKVIEKLQRKYTRERERREALERDLDSLLQIKDMESSENTTPVKIIDSFTREGIRSACSRWKIKRGDVLLLRSSEGGGSQTARILRDLKPCAIITEDRMSHQALEVFEEAGVPVISRESLDIQLHDDFGSVKTQDLNREIKKWKDRLNEKRKKREEEELLRVITEYRAQRRRNH
- the wecB gene encoding non-hydrolyzing UDP-N-acetylglucosamine 2-epimerase gives rise to the protein MKIAVVLGTRPEIIKMAPVIDEIERRKLDFTLIHTGQHYDHEMSDQFFIDLELPSPDHNIGVGSGSHGAMTGEMLRGIEDVLMREEPDIVMVQGDTNAVLAGALAAVKLHIPVGHVEAGLRSFDRTMPEEINRMVADVCSKLYYVPTEESAINLLMEGADPETIFVTGNTVVDACLRNINIASKKSDILSEFQRNEKLVALTLHRAENVDNPERLRSIVESILELDEFRIVFPVHPRTRKNLEKYGLHTKLIDAEHVTLKKPMGYLDFLLLLSNSFMVLTDSGGLQEEAITFNVPCLTLRYNTERPETVEAGGNILVGADKNRITTTARKLLEDPDFREGMMKAENPYGDGHASERILDETLRLQRKGRLTMKPPTEVMEAPSRRLVHVDENITVAEFAERSNAVIRMVYAGGEPVFPSHTLNLKDKDVLIEYR